GCGCACGCCCAAAATGTGCGTCACGGTGTTGGCATCCCAGCCTTCGGTCAGCATCGAAACCGAAACCACGCAGCGGATCGATTCACCGAGACGGCCTTCTTTGCCCACGGTGTTCATGACTTCGCGCAGCAAATCCTGATCGCTGATGTTATCCGCCTGTCGAGGATCGCCGGTGCGCGCGATGATTTCACGGCGGAAGCGTTCGATCTCATCGCTGGCCATCGCGCGAAAATTGTCGTCGAGTTTCTCGCCGGATTCGAGTTGTTCGCTGTCGATGAGCAACGTATTCGGACGCGCGAGCTGGTTGCCGTGTTCGTCAAAATTGCGGAAGAGAGCCAAGCGTCCATTCTCAAGCGAAGTCGAGCCGTCTTCATTCTTGCGATGAAAACCGGAGATGTAGTCATAAACCAATTTTGAGGTGGAGGTATTGTTGCACACAATGATGAAACAGGGCGGCACGCGAATGCCGCTTTCTTTCCACAGTTGAAAAGTTTTTTCATAATGGCCGTAGAGGGCATCAAGCGCCGTCTGGAGTTGCGGTGGCAAGTCCAGTGGGTCAAGTAATGCCGACTTACTCCGGCCTTTCTTTGGCATTTTGTCTCGAATATTTTCCCACAGATTTCGATACACCGGCATGTCTCCGCCGGGAATGTTATCGGCCACCGGTACGCGTGGCAATTTGACGATGCCGCACTCGATGGCATCCATGAGAGAAAAATCACTCATGGTCCAATGAAACAGCGTGCCTTCACCGTAACCGGAACCGCGCAGAAAAAACGGCGTGGCGGAAAGATCGATCACGCGCGCCAGGCCGAGCTTGCGGTTCACGGCTTCGAGGCCGGATATCCACAGCCGCGCAGCTTCGTTGTTGCGTTCCACTTCTCGTTTATCTTCACCTTTGAGCTCCTCGTCTTCTTCGGCGTCGGCTTTTTTACGATAGCAATGATGGGCTTCATCATTGAGCGCTAAAATGTTCTTCATGCCCATGAGATCAGGCATGACGCGCTGGAGCATCTGGCCTGCGGTTTCCACGGTCTTGAGCGGTTCACCCCGTCGGCCTTGCAACAAGCTGCGCGTGCCCTTGGAAATTTCCATGCGCTCGCGCAATTTGAAAGCATGATAATTAGTGATCACGATCTTGGCGCGGTCCAGCTCGCCGAGCATGTCGCTTGGAACAAGTTCACGGCTTCGGTAATAACTGTCGGGATCATTGGGTTGCAGCACGCGCAGCCGGTCTTTGATCGTTAATCCGGGGGTGACAACGAGAAAGCCGCGCGTGAATTTCTTGCTGCCTGGATGGCGCACGGCATTAAGGGTTTGCCACGCAATCAGCATCGCCATTACCGTAGTCTTGCCCGCGCCAGTTGCGAGTTTTAGCGCCAGGCGCATGAGTTCCGGATTCGCTTCTTTGTTGGAGCTGGCAAGATGTTCGAGAAAGCGGCTTCCGGTTTTGCCCAGTTGCGGCGCAACCTCGGTGAGCCAGATCGCGGTTTCAACTGCTTCCACTTGGCAAAAGAAAGGCCGAATGTTATTGAACAGATGATGGCGCCAATGCTGAAGCAAGCGCGCGGTTTCGGGCGTGACTTGCCAGTGGCCGGGGTTGGGCAAGTTGCGCCACTGCGCAATTTGATAACGCAGCTCATTGATGACCGGCGTGGGATCATACTGTTGCGCTTGCGTTGAAAGTCCCTTGCCTTCATCGAAGATCATCTGCTCCTGTTCTTTTGGGGCTTTGCGCTTCCGCGGCTTGGGAATCGGCGTGATGTATTCCGCCGCGCGGCGAGTATCGATGATCTGTTGTGTCGGTTGGCCTTGCGCATCAAGCTCCCAATGCTTTACCGGGAGTTCGTAAGGCGAGTTGAGAATGGGACGTTCGAAAAAGAGATTGGTCATTTCCACTTTTTTCCCTCATGACTGCTGTTATTCGCATGGACAAATGCGGAGCGGGAGTAACCCGATTTATGGTTGAAGAAAATCAGAATGCCCGCCAAGAGATTTTGATCTGCCGTCTCGGTTCAAGGGCAAAACACACTTTGCGAAAATACATAAAGTCGTTCATTGACAGCAGGCGAAATGCAAGATGTCTGAGTGATGCTCACCCATTTATCTAATGTATTGTTACCTTGAGAAGTATATCCCGCACTGTATGTCACCAGAAGGGAACTGGTGAAGTCGCAGGCATTATGCCGAGTACTTCACAAGATTCAAATGACATTTCGAGCGTGTACTCCCACAAAATAAGTATTTGCAGCAAGGATGGAAATAGTTATTTTGGATTGCCTCCGCGGCGTATTCGTTTAAAAGTTTCCACAAGGGGCGATCACGGAAATAATTTTTAGCGTTTTTAAAGGCGTTGAAAATGCGCCTCAAGATTGTTTCTGAAGCCGGTTGTGCGTGATGGTGTCTGATTTACAGGTTTGCGGCAAAACAAAATTCTTGGTGCAAGAACCAAAATTGTATTGAATGCAACCCAACATTTTTGGCAAAATTCTGTCTCATTAAAAAATCGTAGGGTAATTTCGTGGTGGTTTGTTCCATATTATTCTTTAAGCACTCAATTTACCTCAAACCAGGAGAAAGGGATGAAAAAGTACATGATGGCTGCGCTGTTGCTGCTGGCGCTTCCGCTCGTGGCCCAGGAAGAAGCACGCTTGCTGCGTTTCCCGGCCATTTCGGATGATCAAATCGTTTTTACGTATGCGGGTGATTTATACAGCGTGGCGACCACCGGCGGCCTCGCCCGCAAGCTCACCAATCATCCGGGCTATGAGATGTTTGCACGGTTCTCGCCGGATGGAAAATCCATTGCATTCACCGCTCAATATGACGGTAATACCGAGGTGTTCTTGATGCCGTCCACCGGCGGCGCGCCGCAGCGTTTGACGTACACCGCCACGCTGGGCCGGGACGATGTCTCCGATCGCATGGGGCCGAACAACATCGTGATGGCCTGGCGGCGCGACGGCAAGAGCATCGTGTTTCGCTCGCGCATGCGTTCGT
This portion of the Cytophagia bacterium CHB2 genome encodes:
- a CDS encoding restriction endonuclease, with product MTNLFFERPILNSPYELPVKHWELDAQGQPTQQIIDTRRAAEYITPIPKPRKRKAPKEQEQMIFDEGKGLSTQAQQYDPTPVINELRYQIAQWRNLPNPGHWQVTPETARLLQHWRHHLFNNIRPFFCQVEAVETAIWLTEVAPQLGKTGSRFLEHLASSNKEANPELMRLALKLATGAGKTTVMAMLIAWQTLNAVRHPGSKKFTRGFLVVTPGLTIKDRLRVLQPNDPDSYYRSRELVPSDMLGELDRAKIVITNYHAFKLRERMEISKGTRSLLQGRRGEPLKTVETAGQMLQRVMPDLMGMKNILALNDEAHHCYRKKADAEEDEELKGEDKREVERNNEAARLWISGLEAVNRKLGLARVIDLSATPFFLRGSGYGEGTLFHWTMSDFSLMDAIECGIVKLPRVPVADNIPGGDMPVYRNLWENIRDKMPKKGRSKSALLDPLDLPPQLQTALDALYGHYEKTFQLWKESGIRVPPCFIIVCNNTSTSKLVYDYISGFHRKNEDGSTSLENGRLALFRNFDEHGNQLARPNTLLIDSEQLESGEKLDDNFRAMASDEIERFRREIIARTGDPRQADNISDQDLLREVMNTVGKEGRLGESIRCVVSVSMLTEGWDANTVTHILGVRAFGTQLLCEQVIGRALRRQSYDLNEDGPNKGKFNVEYADILGIPFDFTAKPVVAPPQAPRDTIQVQAVRPGRDHLEIRFPRVEGYRVELPEERLTAEFNDDSILELTPDLVGPSKTTNAGIIGEGVDLNLEHLDDMRQSTLLFYLTKHLLYTKWRDQSEEPRLHLFGQLKRIAKHWLDTCLVCKGGTYPAQLRYQELADMACARITAGITRAHAGKQPIKAVIDPYNPTGSTIHVNFTTTKRNRWETDARRCHINWVILDSDWEAEFCRVAESHPGVKAYVKNHNLGLEVPYQYGSALRKYRPDFIVLIDDGYEDPLHLIVEIKGYRREDAKEKKTTMETYWIPGVNHLKEYGRWAFAEFTEVFEIESEFNKMIGGFTHEN